From a single Candidatus Izimaplasma bacterium HR1 genomic region:
- the nadE gene encoding Glutamine-dependent NAD(+) synthetase, whose product MMYKNGFIKVASVTPKLKVGNPTYNIEEMLKILETVESSITVFPELSVTAYTCNDLFFQESLLINTKTAIAYLLQNNPYSGIVVIGAPLEVDGVLYNCAFVLQEDKILGIIPKFYLPNTGEFYEKRWFQSGFNIVENYESIEYLKQTVPFGYIVFKDKEDQLSFGVEVCEDMWAPFSPGNILSLNGARIILNLSASNEVLGKREIRRRAILEHSRRNAGAYVYSSAGVNESTSETVFSGHNVIAQNSELLVETENFNQDSEVIYGDIDLGKIDFARRTNSSYRDSLNRYRHKFSEVIIKLPESKDYTFSKKFDSTPFVPKVDILSDFEKVAALQENALIKRIKHVRAKSLVIGISGGLDSTLALLIACRVYDNLKISRKDIIAVTMPGLHTSKHTKKNALDMMHNLGVTILEIDINNHVKEHFKLIGHDGITEDITYENTQARARTMILMNLANKHNGLVLGTGDLSEMALGWCTYNGDQMSMYGINVGIPKTLVRFMIYNYAINKFSKEVRGTLLSIVDTPITPELTSNQKTEDTIGKYEINDFIVHRVLRYGDNESRISWLLPHVFEINEETSNLYSSKFFKRFYSQQFKRQATPDGPKILDISVSPRGDLRLPSDIDYLK is encoded by the coding sequence ATGATGTATAAAAATGGGTTTATAAAAGTAGCAAGTGTTACACCAAAATTAAAGGTCGGTAATCCGACTTATAATATTGAAGAAATGTTGAAGATTTTAGAGACAGTAGAATCTAGTATTACAGTGTTTCCAGAACTTAGTGTAACAGCCTATACTTGTAACGATTTATTCTTTCAAGAAAGCTTACTAATTAACACTAAAACTGCTATTGCATATTTACTACAAAACAACCCTTATAGTGGTATAGTAGTTATCGGTGCTCCATTAGAAGTTGATGGAGTTTTATACAATTGTGCTTTTGTATTACAAGAAGATAAAATATTAGGAATTATTCCTAAATTTTATCTACCAAATACTGGAGAATTCTACGAAAAAAGATGGTTCCAAAGTGGTTTCAATATTGTTGAAAACTATGAAAGTATTGAGTACTTAAAACAAACTGTACCATTTGGTTATATTGTCTTCAAAGATAAAGAAGATCAGTTAAGTTTTGGTGTTGAAGTTTGTGAAGATATGTGGGCTCCGTTCTCACCAGGTAATATCTTGAGTTTAAACGGTGCGAGAATCATTTTAAACTTAAGTGCTTCAAATGAAGTGCTTGGTAAAAGAGAAATTCGAAGAAGAGCTATTTTAGAACATTCTAGAAGAAATGCTGGTGCTTATGTTTATTCAAGTGCGGGAGTTAATGAATCAACTAGTGAAACTGTGTTTAGTGGCCACAATGTGATCGCTCAAAATAGTGAGTTACTTGTAGAAACAGAAAACTTTAATCAAGATAGTGAAGTTATTTACGGTGATATCGATTTAGGAAAAATCGATTTTGCGAGAAGAACTAATTCAAGCTACCGTGATAGCTTAAATAGATATAGACACAAATTCTCAGAAGTGATTATCAAGTTACCAGAAAGTAAAGATTATACTTTCTCAAAAAAGTTTGATAGCACGCCATTTGTTCCTAAGGTAGATATTTTAAGTGACTTTGAAAAAGTCGCTGCCTTACAAGAAAATGCTTTAATTAAAAGGATCAAACACGTGCGTGCAAAAAGTTTAGTAATTGGGATTAGTGGTGGATTAGATTCAACATTAGCACTATTAATCGCATGCCGTGTTTATGATAATTTAAAGATATCTCGAAAGGATATCATTGCCGTAACAATGCCTGGTTTACATACTAGTAAGCATACAAAAAAGAATGCGCTAGATATGATGCATAACTTAGGAGTTACAATTCTAGAAATTGATATCAATAATCATGTTAAAGAGCATTTCAAATTAATTGGACATGACGGGATAACTGAAGATATCACTTATGAAAATACCCAAGCTAGAGCTCGTACAATGATTTTAATGAATTTAGCTAACAAACATAATGGTTTAGTTTTAGGGACAGGAGACCTAAGTGAAATGGCTCTTGGTTGGTGTACTTATAATGGAGACCAAATGAGTATGTACGGAATCAATGTTGGTATTCCAAAAACGTTAGTACGTTTTATGATATATAATTATGCAATTAATAAGTTTAGTAAAGAAGTTAGAGGAACATTACTGAGTATTGTTGATACTCCGATAACTCCTGAACTTACATCTAATCAAAAAACAGAGGATACAATCGGTAAATATGAAATTAATGATTTCATAGTTCACCGTGTCTTAAGATATGGAGATAATGAATCAAGAATTAGTTGGTTGTTACCACATGTCTTTGAAATAAATGAAGAAACAAGTAATCTATATAGTAGTAAATTCTTTAAAAGATTTTATTCACAACAATTTAA
- the nadD gene encoding putative nicotinate-nucleotide adenylyltransferase, translating to MIVVFGGAFNPVTNAHEEVYKYVNNKFDDVKFIFLPVSSAYTKSDLASNYDRLNMLDIAMEKYNNVTVSDLEISDSDFLGTYQSLIRLVDFYEEELAFVVGADNLYGMEDWINIEGILSEFKIIVLGRDGIEPKIVINSNKLLKRFEHSFIIFEDFNVNVSSTGFRETFDESLVPKEVFEYIIENELYRGDDDDV from the coding sequence ATGATTGTAGTTTTTGGTGGAGCCTTTAATCCTGTTACCAATGCACACGAAGAAGTATATAAATATGTAAACAATAAATTTGATGACGTTAAGTTCATTTTTTTACCTGTTTCTAGTGCATATACCAAGAGTGATTTAGCTAGCAATTATGATCGGTTAAACATGTTAGATATAGCAATGGAGAAATACAATAATGTTACTGTTAGTGATTTAGAAATAAGTGATAGTGATTTTCTTGGCACATATCAATCATTGATAAGATTAGTTGATTTTTATGAAGAGGAGTTGGCGTTTGTCGTTGGTGCTGATAATTTATATGGTATGGAAGACTGGATCAATATCGAAGGAATACTCAGTGAATTTAAAATAATTGTTTTAGGAAGAGATGGAATTGAACCTAAAATTGTAATTAATAGTAATAAACTGTTGAAAAGATTCGAACATAGTTTTATAATATTTGAAGATTTCAATGTTAATGTTAGTTCAACTGGTTTTAGAGAAACATTTGATGAATCTTTAGTTCCAAAAGAAGTATTTGAATATATTATTGAAAATGAGTTATACAGAGGTGACGATGATGATGTATAA